One segment of Clostridia bacterium DNA contains the following:
- a CDS encoding TetR/AcrR family transcriptional regulator has protein sequence MARTKRPAWQIEQAKSKIFNAALELFNTHGYKEVSMRKIARKAGCSPTTIYNYYPDKDALYLDILKKGFEMLLELLRNQPRDANPVVTLRKYAEIYYWFSLEYPYYYDIMFSFPVPKYLDYVGTKMEGVAWEEKRIALENLRLLTEAVEEALTGGYLEERMSASTLAKVLFSVCHGIISLYRSRVWPEVGADFRRLYFQAVDDFLLRFNPQLGGGEGHTAGSDGKGSGAREVG, from the coding sequence ATGGCAAGAACAAAAAGACCTGCCTGGCAAATAGAGCAAGCAAAAAGCAAGATCTTTAATGCGGCCTTAGAGCTATTTAATACTCACGGTTATAAAGAAGTGAGCATGCGTAAAATTGCCAGGAAAGCCGGCTGCTCACCTACAACCATTTATAACTATTACCCAGATAAAGATGCACTCTATCTTGACATCTTAAAAAAGGGTTTTGAAATGTTATTGGAACTTTTAAGGAATCAGCCTCGGGATGCCAATCCAGTGGTAACTTTAAGAAAGTATGCGGAGATCTACTATTGGTTTAGCTTGGAGTATCCTTATTATTATGACATCATGTTTTCCTTTCCGGTGCCTAAGTACTTGGATTACGTGGGCACCAAGATGGAAGGTGTGGCTTGGGAAGAGAAAAGAATAGCGCTGGAGAACCTAAGGCTGTTGACTGAGGCGGTAGAAGAGGCACTAACCGGTGGTTATCTAGAGGAGAGGATGAGCGCAAGCACATTAGCCAAGGTTCTGTTCAGTGTATGCCACGGAATCATATCTCTTTACCGTTCCCGAGTATGGCCCGAAGTAGGCGCTGACTTTCGAAGGCTCTATTTTCAGGCGGTGGATGATTTTCTGCTTCGTTTTAACCCGCAGTTAGGTGGCGGTGAGGGCCATACTGCAGGCAGCGACGGGAAGGGTAGTGGCGCCAGGGAGGTGGGATAA
- a CDS encoding IS110 family transposase: protein MRYFNNTIRRFRFPNEKKEWKRFAKELDGNCKVALEATGNASMIYDILAGHGAQAVVVNPMRTRAIAEARIKTDKVDAEILARLLAADFVCASWVAPKEERELRTLLQHRAALKKQVVSLKNRIHAVLSRQAIRVPVSDLFGVKGRQFLRELEELPEVEKIVLTSNLKALEAEIVAIEKELNLKAIALPGINILLGIPGIDVLAALTILAEIGDIKRFPSAKKLASLSGLVPSVHQSGKTRYTGHITKAGRSMLRWILIQIAQKAVMQPGALREFYLKRKGGHKIAIVAAARKLSIIWVMLTKNTEYCYRKENLRQKKVRRMHKKALPYKVDGGLPQKITSLAAEEQTMPETPQPAA, encoded by the coding sequence TTGCGGTATTTCAACAACACCATCCGGCGGTTCCGCTTCCCCAACGAGAAGAAGGAGTGGAAGCGGTTCGCCAAGGAACTTGACGGCAACTGCAAGGTGGCCCTTGAAGCCACCGGCAACGCCTCCATGATCTATGATATCCTCGCCGGGCACGGAGCACAAGCGGTTGTGGTCAACCCCATGAGGACCAGGGCCATCGCCGAGGCCAGGATCAAGACGGACAAGGTGGATGCCGAGATTTTAGCCAGGCTGTTGGCTGCTGACTTCGTATGCGCCTCTTGGGTAGCTCCTAAAGAAGAAAGGGAATTAAGAACCCTCCTCCAGCACCGGGCGGCCTTAAAGAAGCAGGTGGTGAGCCTTAAGAACCGCATCCATGCTGTGCTTTCCCGCCAGGCCATAAGAGTGCCGGTAAGCGACCTCTTTGGGGTAAAGGGCCGGCAGTTCCTCCGGGAGTTAGAGGAGCTGCCCGAGGTGGAAAAGATAGTCCTTACCTCAAACCTTAAAGCCCTGGAGGCGGAGATCGTGGCCATCGAGAAGGAGCTGAACCTAAAGGCTATCGCCCTGCCGGGCATAAACATTCTTTTAGGTATACCGGGAATAGACGTCCTGGCCGCCCTGACTATCCTGGCCGAGATCGGCGACATCAAGCGTTTTCCCTCGGCCAAGAAGCTTGCCAGTCTTTCCGGCCTGGTACCTTCGGTGCACCAGTCGGGCAAGACCAGGTACACCGGACACATCACCAAGGCCGGCCGGAGCATGCTGCGCTGGATCCTCATCCAGATTGCCCAAAAGGCGGTAATGCAACCAGGAGCCCTGCGGGAATTCTACTTAAAGCGCAAGGGGGGCCATAAGATTGCCATTGTGGCGGCAGCGAGGAAACTCTCCATCATCTGGGTCATGCTGACGAAGAACACAGAATATTGCTACCGCAAAGAGAACCTGAGGCAAAAGAAGGTGCGTCGCATGCACAAAAAGGCGCTGCCGTACAAAGTTGACGGCGGTTTGCCGCAAAAAATTACGTCCCTCGCAGCAGAGGAGCAAACGATGCCAGAAACACCTCAACCTGCAGCTTAA